From one Rosa rugosa chromosome 4, drRosRugo1.1, whole genome shotgun sequence genomic stretch:
- the LOC133706436 gene encoding uncharacterized protein LOC133706436 isoform X2, with protein sequence MALAFTNLSWWLWSGKQKEPQISNGTCLNSSPESGLRESDALKFPSVKGANMAASRKVKRKWHSREERKIDREYDGVLVPSDGECVSGSESDDSDWSIGWLEPHGPGFQSEDDADDSFAVLVPCYGHAIHDMVGKSKNKDQNTIGSIPDESKKFMEEWLSSLRNS encoded by the exons ATGGCTTTGGCTTTTACCAATCTTTCGTGGTGGTTGTGGAGTGGAAAGCAGAAGGAGCCTCAAATCTCTAATGGAACCTGTTTAAATTCTTCCCCTGAATCGGGTTTGCGGGAATCTGATGCATTAAAGTTTCCTTCTGTTAAAGGGGCCAATATGGCTGCATCTAGAAAGGTGAAGCGGAAATGGCATAGTCGGGAAGAAAGGAAAATTGATAGGGAATATGATGGTGTTCTCGTTCCATCTGATGGAGAGTGTGTTTCTGGTTCTGAATCTGATGACTCGGATTGGTCAATTGGATGGTTGGAGCCTCATGGACCTGGGTTCCAGAGTGAAGATGATGCAGACGATAGTTTCGCTGTGCTGGTTCCATGCTATGGGCATGCTATTCATGATATGGTGGGGAAATCAAAGAACAAAGATCAGAATACTATTGGGAGCATCCCAGATG AGAGCAAGAAATTTATGGAAGAATGGCTCTCTTCTCTAAGGAACAGCTGA
- the LOC133706436 gene encoding uncharacterized protein LOC133706436 isoform X1 — protein sequence MALAFTNLSWWLWSGKQKEPQISNGTCLNSSPESGLRESDALKFPSVKGANMAASRKVKRKWHSREERKIDREYDGVLVPSDGECVSGSESDDSDWSIGWLEPHGPGFQSEDDADDSFAVLVPCYGHAIHDMVGKSKNKDQNTIGSIPDGYSDESKKFMEEWLSSLRNS from the exons ATGGCTTTGGCTTTTACCAATCTTTCGTGGTGGTTGTGGAGTGGAAAGCAGAAGGAGCCTCAAATCTCTAATGGAACCTGTTTAAATTCTTCCCCTGAATCGGGTTTGCGGGAATCTGATGCATTAAAGTTTCCTTCTGTTAAAGGGGCCAATATGGCTGCATCTAGAAAGGTGAAGCGGAAATGGCATAGTCGGGAAGAAAGGAAAATTGATAGGGAATATGATGGTGTTCTCGTTCCATCTGATGGAGAGTGTGTTTCTGGTTCTGAATCTGATGACTCGGATTGGTCAATTGGATGGTTGGAGCCTCATGGACCTGGGTTCCAGAGTGAAGATGATGCAGACGATAGTTTCGCTGTGCTGGTTCCATGCTATGGGCATGCTATTCATGATATGGTGGGGAAATCAAAGAACAAAGATCAGAATACTATTGGGAGCATCCCAGATGGTTATTCAGATG AGAGCAAGAAATTTATGGAAGAATGGCTCTCTTCTCTAAGGAACAGCTGA
- the LOC133707348 gene encoding putative disease resistance RPP13-like protein 1, translating into MYFFLFPSVYEFRKDELVQMWMAEGFIEESQAERMEDTGNAYFNSLHKMGFLVPSRCDTRVDFDSVFSVPTYNPGNLFYKVNPVKLSLSELVKTTALVDYFAAVDGNLDGALETTQHLSLNCKEISDMTFGILKNFKRLRTLLLLSGHGSSIKHVPRDLFLSLKDLRTLNLSRTLVSEVPSSIRNVKSLRYLDLSNTPITQLPESIDSLHHVQTIKLRGCAHFLQLPKGTKKLVNLRHIDLDIIRQLRAMPPYIGNLTNLQTLSAFLVGREEGCRIGELKNLNNLRGVLRISRLENVSDKEEAEEAALIDKRYLQRLELRWSNVFTEKIEGQEKILECLQPHAGLKELQIQHYAGSTLPTWISNPSFAELLVLTLYRCTNCQLLPSIGQLRMLKSLSIIEMNGVKEINHQFFRDGLVDQVFPAFPKLEILEVDIMFNLKEWREVKLGDLPSLLKLTMDSCPELDCLPSLSWLKSLKHLEFRRCPKLLSLPSDGLPTSLESFIVIDCPELKEWCRKAEGEDWSKISSVPSIWFDCEEVRSKSHCTPGTSVEIYENMELDG; encoded by the exons atgtatttctttctttttccatcAGTTTATGAGTTTAGGAAAGATGAGTTGGTTCAAATGTGGATGGCGGAAGGCTTTATTGAAGAGAGCCAAGCAGAGAGAATGGAGGACACTGGTAATGCTTATTTCAATTCTTTACACAAGATGGGCTTTCTTGTGCCCTCTAGATGTGATACCAGGGTGGATTTTGATTCGGTATTTTCGGTACCCACCTATAATCCGGGCAACTTATTCTACAAAGTAAATCCTGTCAAGCTCTCACTCTCAGAGTTGGTAAAAACAACTGCGCTGGTGGATTATTTTGCAGCCGTGGATGGTAATTTAGATGGAGCCTTGGAAACGACACAGCATTTGTCTTTGAATTGTAAGGAAATTAGTGATATGACTTTTGGGATTCTCAAAAATTTTAAGCGTCTGCGCACCCTCCTACTCCTGTCTGGCCATGGGTCTTCCATCAAACATGTTCCTCGTGACCTGTTTTTGAGCTTAAAGGATTTGAGAACACTAAATTTGAGTCGAACACTTGTTTCAGAAGTGCCAAGTTCCATTCGAAATGTAAAATCATTACGATATTTGGATCTCTCCAATACTCCCATCACACAGTTGCCAGAGTCAATAGATTCTCTTCACCATGTGCAGACAATAAAACTTAGAGGTTGTGCACACTTCCTTCAGTTGCCAAAGGGCACGAAGAAGCTTGTCAATCTACGACATATTGATTTGGATATCATTAGGCAATTGCGGGCCATGCCTCCATACATTGGAAACTTAACCAACCTTCAGACTCTGTCAGCATTTCTGGTTGGTCGAGAGGAGGGGTGCCGTATTGGAGAGCTTAAGAATTTGAATAATCTTAGAGGAGTACTTCGCATTTCAAGGCTTGAAAATGTATCAGATAAGGAAGAGGCTGAGGAAGCTGCTTTGATCGACAAGAGATACCTCCAAAGGCTAGAGCTCCGGTGGAGTAATGTGTTCACTGAGAAAATAGAGGGACAAGAGAAAATCCTTGAATGTCTTCAACCCCATGCTGGCCTTAAAGAGTTACAGATACAACACTATGCTGGGTCAACACTTCCAACTTGGATAAGCAATCCATCTTTTGCTGAACTTCTTGTTCTCACTCTCTACAGATGTACTAATTGTCAACTTCTCCCGTCCATTGGGCAGTTACGAATGCTCAAATCACTTTCTATTATAGAGATGAATGGGGTGAAAGAAATCAATCATCAATTTTTCAGAGATGGCTTAGTTGATCAAGTATTCCCTGCATTTCCGAAACTTGAGATATTAGAAGTTGACATCATGTTCAATTTGAAAGAGTGGAGAGAAGTAAAATTAGGTGACTTACCATCCCTACTTAAACTCACAATGGACTCTTGCCCTGAACTTGACTGTCTTCCATCACTTTCTTGGCTAAAATCCCTCAAGCATTTGGAATTCAGGCGTTGTCCAAAGCTTCTGTCCTTGCCTTCTGATGGACTACCAACTTCACTTGAGTCTTTCATAGTAATAGATTGCCCTGAACTGAAAGAATGGTGCCGCAAGGCGGAAGGTGAAGATTGGAGCAAGATATCCAGTGTTCCCAGCATATGGTTTGATTGTGAAGAA GTAAGATCCAAGTCTCATTGTACACCTGGAACATCAGTAGAGATTTATGAGAATATGGAATTGGATGGATGA
- the LOC133743302 gene encoding putative disease resistance RPP13-like protein 1: protein MATTIASLVLSTGITSAVLQVLLDRIANFTQTKISQFTQLHVEFLKLGATMSKAKALVDDVENKKCFPEACRILLEDVKSVVLDADDLLDEIDMDLEKRNSTDFSKYQVSQMFLSSRRFNIPSELSKIHKELVGLVEKLESYCMINSGQPQMAAPVIPSTSLVDESSIIARGSDKEKIIQMVLSEQGEGGGNVSVIPIVGMGGIGKTALAQLVYNDSDVVKNFDFKIWVSVSLSYDVVKITKSIFNSLTEQVSGLSVLKGAFELSDLSKYFELSLNEIHIQLQKKLRGKKFLLVLDDMWNENPRDWDLLKLPFQVAAQGSKIVMTTRSEIASSILSGAPAYHLDTLSHNDCWTIIKQTAGLSDAHEKELIGLKIAKKCKGLPLAAKVIGSVLRYKSGVRKWDALLKCELWESPEHGNHIYPALKLSYDNLSSYLRRCFTYCSIFPRDHEFEKDDLVQLWAAEGFIQAQGREEIEDIGREYFGGLCSRSFFQVSDDGQPRYKMHDLIHDLARLVSANISFSMEDDISTILPIPRHARYSSLLCQDIKPSTLEVFHRYEKLRTFMLISEHASNLYQVPYDFFIKLGRLRVLNLSHSGISDLPDSIKNLIHLRYLNLSHTSIKRLPKSLADIYGLETLKLKNCCELLQLPANLKNLIKLRHLDFDGYRLISSMPIEVGKLTSLETLPAFIVGKHKGYQIGELKNMRFLRGSICITNLENVASSVEGEAAMLHEKQYLEKLELEWNEMGAQTVEQEVLTSLKPHVGLRELRVTGYCGLIFPNWIADSSFCKLERIDIDKCHFCTLLPSLGQLPALKYLLIQDMRALENVDLLLCGSAGSFPSLETLTFRDMPKLKIWSGINENDMPHLRVLSMDSCPEFVTLPSTHYLRSLEMLEINRCPELQSLPREGLPLSLTCLIISESDILKERCKVQGADWDKIKSVPNIMIDDEVIPMEGRQN from the coding sequence ATGGCGACGACTATAGCGTCTCTAGTGCTTTCGACCGGCATCACTTCGGCAGTTCTTCAGGTTCTTCTCGACAGAATAGCCAATTTCACTCAAACAAAGATAAGCCAGTTTACCCAGCTGCACGTCGAGTTCTTGAAGTTGGGAGCAACAATGTCCAAGGCTAAAGCTCTTGTGGATGATGTAGAGAACAAGAAATGCTTTCCAGAGGCTTGCCGAATTTTGCTCGAAGATGTCAAAAGCGTTGTTTTAGATGCCGATGATTTGCTGGATGAGATTGACATGGACCTCGAAAAGAGGAATTCTACTGACTTCAGTAAGTATCAGGTTAGTCAAATGTTCCTATCATCTCGTAGATTCAATATCCCTTCTGAGTTGAGCAAGATCCATAAAGAACTGGTTGGTTTAGTAGAGAAACTGGAGAGCTACTGTATGATCAATTCGGGTCAACCTCAAATGGCTGCTCCTGTTATTCCCAGTACTTCTTTAGTAGATGAATCGTCTATAATTGCAAGAGGTTCAGACAAGGAAAAGATCATTCAGATGGTCTTGTCTGAGCAAGGAGAGGGTGGAGGAAATGTTTCTGTGATTCCAATAGTGGGAATGGGCGGAATTGGGAAAACGGCACTTGCTCAACTTGTTTACAATGATTCAGACGTGGttaaaaattttgattttaaaatctGGGTATCTGTTTCTTTGAGCTATGATGTTGTCAAGATTACAAAATCCATTTTTAACTCCCTTACTGAGCAAGTGTCTGGGTTGTCTGTACTCAAGGGAGCTTTTGAGTTATCTGATCTAAGCAAATATTTTGAGTTGAGTCTTAATGAGATTCATATTCAGTTACAAAAGAAGTTGAGGGGGAAGAAGTTTTTGCTTGTACTTGACGATATGTGGAATGAGAATCCTAGAGATTGGGATTTATTGAAATTGCCTTTTCAAGTTGCAGCACAAGGAAGCAAGATTGTGATGACTACCCGAAGCGAAATTGCTTCGTCTATTCTTTCTGGTGCTCCTGCTTATCATTTGGATACTTTGTCTCATAATGATTGCTGGACAATCATTAAACAGACGGCAGGACTAAGTGATGCACATGAAAAGGAGTTGATTGGGTTAAAGATAGCTAAGAAGTGCAAAGGGCTTCCTTTGGCGGCGAAAGTGATTGGAAGTGTCTTACGTTATAAATCTGGAGTGAGGAAGTGGGATGCTTTGTTAAAATGTGAGCTTTGGGAATCTCCAGAACATGGAAACCATATCTATCCAGCACTTAAGTTGAGCTATGATAATTTGTCTTCTTATTTGAGAAGATGTTTCACTTATTGTTCTATCTTCCCACGTGATCATGAATTTGAAAAAGATGATTTGGTTCAGTTATGGGCAGCAGAAGGCTTCATTCAAGctcaaggaagagaagaaattgaagaCATTGGAAGAGAGTACTTTGGTGGGTTGTGTTCGAGGTCTTTTTTCCAAGTTTCAGATGATGGTCAACCAAGATATAAAATGCATGACCTCATTCATGATTTGGCGAGATTggtttcagccaacatatcctTTTCCATGGAGGATGATATCTCAACCATCCTGCCCATACCTAGACATGCTCGGTATTCTTCATTGCTTTGTCAAGACATTAAGCCATCTACATTGGAGGTGTTTCACAGGTATGAGAAGCTGCGAACCTTTATGCTGATTTCTGAACATGCATCCAATCTTTACCAAGTTCCATATGATTTCTTTATAAAGTTGGGACGCTTAAGAGTGTTGAATCTGAGTCATAGTGGCATCTCTGACTTGCCTGACTCTATTAAGAATTTGATACACCTTCGTTACCTAAATCTTAGTCATACCTCTATCAAAAGATTGCCGAAATCTTTAGCAGATATATATGGGTTGGAAACACTTAAGCTCAAGAATTGTTGTGAGCTTCTTCAATTGCCTGCCAACTTGAAGAACTTGATTAAGCTACGACATCTTGACTTTGATGGATATCGTTTAATCAGTTCCATGCCAATAGAAGTTGGGAAACTGACCAGTCTTGAAACTCTGCCTGCATTTATAGTGGGAAAGCACAAAGGATATCAAATTGGGGAGCTCAAGAACATGAGGTTCCTTCGTGGATCCATTTGCATCACAAATCTTGAGAATGTGGCAAGTTCTGTAGAGGGTGAGGCTGCTATGTTACACGAGAAGCAATACCTAGAGAAGTTGGAGTTAGAATGGAATGAAATGGGTGCTCAAACAGTTGAACAAGAAGTTCTTACGAGCCTTAAACCTCATGTTGGGTTGAGAGAGTTACGAGTAACAGGCTATTGTGGTTTAATATTTCCAAATTGGATTGCTGACTCATCATTTTGCAAGCTTGAGAGAATCGACATAGACAAGTGCCATTTTTGTACACTTCTTCCTTCTCTTGGTCAACTTCCAGCGCTCAAGTATCTTCTCATTCAAGATATGCGTGCTTTGGAAAATGTGGATCTTCTGTTATGTGGGTCGGCAGGTAGTTTTCCATCATTGGAGACGCTCACATTTCGGGACATGCCAAAGTTGAAGATTTGGTCAGGAATAAATGAAAATGACATGCCTCACCTTAGAGTGCTAAGCATGGACTCTTGTCCAGAATTTGTCACACTACCTTCAACACATTACCTAAGATCACTTGAAATGTTAGAAATAAATCGTTGCCCTGAGCTTCAATCATTGCCAAGGGAAGGACTGCCACTCTCACTCACATGTCTGATAATTTCGGAAAGTGATATTTTAAAGGAGCGATGCAAGGTGCAAGGTGCAGATTGGGACAAGATCAAATCAGTCCCCAACATAATGATTGATGATGAAGTGATTCCCATGGAAGGACGTCAGAATTGA